Proteins from a genomic interval of Cyclopterus lumpus isolate fCycLum1 chromosome 18, fCycLum1.pri, whole genome shotgun sequence:
- the LOC117748061 gene encoding zinc finger protein 768-like isoform X1 yields MSKAEVLRGFVTRRLASAAREILAVVERTVTGYEHEAAGLRRELHRLQPAARDAAGVIDSWSLGGVEEEQGDEEEEPENQEDSTDETPSRCQHKKRKPGRPQTHVDFRIRILEDSRTAVLSNNVLKRSPMLELRCPRGLRAPDFLELLRSTFPQLAGDGGRFDLLASDERRRLKPLRLKSLTAEEIQRSAGGSGAKATLYIRLKQKKKERPTGGEEMNPRQASDGAGLHSSSVQEVEGGDGSIGSASQHQHMETEEADDEERTPEPAESNDDGVEKEEEEANHGGGDWKPEKSEAEPKGNDAEPKGNNAEPKGSDAELKGNDAELKGNDAEPKGNDAEPKGSDAELKGNDAELKGSDAELKGNDAEPKGSDAELKGNNAELKGNDAEPKGSDAEPKGNDAEPKGSDAESKGSDAELKGNDAEPKGNDAEPKGSDAELKGNDAELKGSDAELKGSDAELKGSDAELKGNDAELKGSDAELKGNDAELKGSDAELKGNDTEPKRNDAEPKGNDAELKGSDAEPKGNDAEPKGNDAELKGSDAELKGNDAELKGNDAELKGSDAELKGSDAELKGNDAELKGNDAELKGSDSKLQPVTTREEQAGGSGAKRTKKSGDVRSCKVCGALLKSEVALVKHGDSHGGVCAACAASSSGAALRAESFLCAHAAVRTGEKPHECDVCRDAFASKASLEVHQKLHKEEKLPCPTSLKVLVRRDQSTAHRGTHAGKKTHLCGVCGKSLSDDRSLTRHKMTHSGERPHGCQVCGRRFKLPGTLRQHEKIHVDRERSYLCDVCCKMFLTSKQLQIHLRTHSDEKPYHCGECGRGFSTKGPLTIHMRVHTGETPYRCPECGWSFKRKINLDNHVTIHSGLKPFVCGICGKACARKSYLTVHMRTHNGERPYKCSLCDKAFTQSHCLKTHMKSHPVAEGAT; encoded by the exons ATGTCCAAAGCGGAAGTCCTGAGGGGGTTCGTCACGCGCAGGCTCGCCTCGGCCGCGCGCGAGATCCTCGCGGTGGTCGAGAGAACCGTGACCGGCTACGAGCACGAGGCGGCGGGCCTCAGGCGCGAGCTCCACCGGCTGCAGCCGGCGGCTCGCGACGCTGCAG gtgtgattgacagctggagcCTCGGTGGCGTTGAGGAAGAGCAgggcgatgaagaggaggagccagAGAACCAGGAGGACTCGACAGATGAAACTCCATCCAG ATGTCAGCATAAGAAGAGGAAGCCCGGCAGACCTCAGACCCACGTGGACTTCAGGATCCGGATCCTGGAGGACTCTCGGACCGCCGTGCTCTCCAACAACG TTCTGAAGAGGAGCCCGATGCTGGAGCTCCGGTGTCCCCGGGGCCTGCGGGCGCCGGACTTCCTGGAGCTGCTCCGGTCCACCTTCCCTCAGCTGGCCGGAGACGGCGGACGCTTCGACCTCTTGGCGTCGGACGAGAGGCGGAGACTCAAACCTCTGAGGCTGAAGTCGCTGACGGCGGAGGAGATCCAGAGGAGCGCCGGCGGCTCGGGGGCGAAGGCGACGCTCTACATCCGACTCAAG caGAAAAAGAAGGAACGTCCgaccggaggagaggagatgaaccCCCGACAGGCGAGTGATGGAGCCGGACTTCACAGCAG CTCCGTTcaggaggtggaaggaggagaCGGGTCCATCGGCTCAGCgtcacaacatcaacacatgGAAACGGAGGAAGCTGATGATGAGGAACGGACGCCAGAGCCGGCCGAGAGTAACGATGATGGCGttgaaaaggaggaagaagaggcgaATCACGGCGGCGGCGATTGGAAACCGGAAAAGAGCGAAGCAGAGCCTAAAGGAAACGACGCAGAACCCAAAGGAAACAACGCAGAACCCAAAGGAAGCGACGCAGAGCTCAAAGGAAACGACGCAGAGCTCAAAGGAAACGACGCAGAGCCTAAAGGAAACGACGCAGAACCCAAAGGAAGCGACGCAGAGCTCAAAGGAAACGACGCAGAGCTCAAAGGAAGCGACGCAGAGCTCAAAGGAAACGACGCAGAACCCAAAGGAAGCGACGCAGAGCTCAAAGGAAACAACGCAGAGCTCAAAGGAAACGACGCAGAACCCAAAGGAAGCGACGCAGAGCCTAAAGGAAACGACGCAGAACCCAAAGGAAGTGACGCAGAATCCAAAGGAAGCGACGCAGAGCTCAAAGGAAACGACGCAGAGCCCAAAGGAAACGACGCAGAACCCAAAGGAAGCGACGCAGAGCTCAAAGGAAACGACGCAGAGCTCAAAGGAAGCGACGCAGAGCTCAAAGGAAGCGATGCAGAGCTCAAAGGAAGCGATGCAGAGCTCAAAGGAAACGACGCAGAGCTCAAAGGAAGCGATGCAGAGCTCAAAGGAAACGACGCAGAGCTCAAAGGAAGCGATGCAGAGCTCAAAGGAAACGACACAGAGCCTAAAAGAAACGACGCAGAGCCCAAAGGAAACGACGCAGAGCTCAAAGGAAGCGACGCAGAACCCAAAGGAAACGACGCAGAGCCCAAAGGAAACGACGCAGAGCTCAAAGGAAGCGACGCAGAGCTCAAAGGAAACGACGCAGAGCTCAAAGGAAACGACGCAGAGCTCAAAGGAAGCGACGCAGAGCTCAAAGGAAGCGACGCAGAGCTCAAAGGAAACGACGCAGAGCTCAAAGGAAACGACGCAGAGCTCAAAGGAAGCGACTCCAAACTGCAGCCGGTGACGACGAGGGAAGAACAAGCCGGAGGTTCTGGCGCCAAGAGGACCAAGAAGAGCGGAGACGTTCGGTCCTGCAAAGTCTGCGGCGCGCTGCTCAAGTCCGAGGTGGCGTTGGTCAAACATGGCGACAGTCATGGAGGCGTCTGCGCGGCGTGCGCCGCCTCTTCTTCTGGCGCCGCGCTGAGGGCCGAGTCTTTCCTCTGCGCGCACGCAGCCGTTCGCACGGGGGAGAAACCGCACGAGTGCGATGTTTGCCGCGACGCATTTGCGTCGAAGGCGTCGTTGGAGGTTCACCAGAAGCTCCACAAGGAGGAGAAGCTGCCGTGTCCCACTTCCCTCAAAGTGTTGGTGCGGCGGGACCAGTCAACCGCTCACCGCGGGACGCACGCCGGCAAGAAGACGCACCTCTGCGGCGTGTGCGGCAAATCCCTGAGCGACGACAGGTCCCTGACCCGCCACAAGATGACCCACTCCGGGGAGAGACCCCACGGCTGTCAGGTGTGCGGGCGGCGCTTCAAACTCCCCGGGACGCTGAGGCAGCACGAGAAGATCCACGTGGACCGAGAGCGCTCGTACCTCTGCGACGTCTGCTGCAAGATGTTCCTGACCAGCAAGCAGCTGCAGATCCACCTGCGGACGCACAGCGACGAGAAGCCGTACCACTGCGGCGAGTGCGGCAGGGGCTTCTCCACCAAAGGGCCCCTGACGATTCACATGCGGGTCCACACGGGGGAGACACCGTACCGCTGCCCCGAATGCGGCTGGTCCTTCAAACGCAAGATCAACCTGGACAACCACGTGACGATCCACTCGGGCCTCAAGCCGTTCGTCTGTGGGATCTGTGGCAAAGCGTGCGCCCGGAAATCATACCTGACGGTGCACATGAGGACCCACAACGGGGAGAGGCCGTACAAGTGCTCGCTCTGCGACAAGGCCTTCACTCAGAGCCACtgcctgaaaacacacatgaagagcCACCCGGTGGCCGAAGGAGCCACGTGA
- the LOC117748061 gene encoding zinc finger protein 768-like isoform X2: MSKAEVLRGFVTRRLASAAREILAVVERTVTGYEHEAAGLRRELHRLQPAARDAAGVIDSWSLGGVEEEQGDEEEEPENQEDSTDETPSRCQHKKRKPGRPQTHVDFRIRILEDSRTAVLSNNVLKRSPMLELRCPRGLRAPDFLELLRSTFPQLAGDGGRFDLLASDERRRLKPLRLKSLTAEEIQRSAGGSGAKATLYIRLKKKKERPTGGEEMNPRQASDGAGLHSSSVQEVEGGDGSIGSASQHQHMETEEADDEERTPEPAESNDDGVEKEEEEANHGGGDWKPEKSEAEPKGNDAEPKGNNAEPKGSDAELKGNDAELKGNDAEPKGNDAEPKGSDAELKGNDAELKGSDAELKGNDAEPKGSDAELKGNNAELKGNDAEPKGSDAEPKGNDAEPKGSDAESKGSDAELKGNDAEPKGNDAEPKGSDAELKGNDAELKGSDAELKGSDAELKGSDAELKGNDAELKGSDAELKGNDAELKGSDAELKGNDTEPKRNDAEPKGNDAELKGSDAEPKGNDAEPKGNDAELKGSDAELKGNDAELKGNDAELKGSDAELKGSDAELKGNDAELKGNDAELKGSDSKLQPVTTREEQAGGSGAKRTKKSGDVRSCKVCGALLKSEVALVKHGDSHGGVCAACAASSSGAALRAESFLCAHAAVRTGEKPHECDVCRDAFASKASLEVHQKLHKEEKLPCPTSLKVLVRRDQSTAHRGTHAGKKTHLCGVCGKSLSDDRSLTRHKMTHSGERPHGCQVCGRRFKLPGTLRQHEKIHVDRERSYLCDVCCKMFLTSKQLQIHLRTHSDEKPYHCGECGRGFSTKGPLTIHMRVHTGETPYRCPECGWSFKRKINLDNHVTIHSGLKPFVCGICGKACARKSYLTVHMRTHNGERPYKCSLCDKAFTQSHCLKTHMKSHPVAEGAT; this comes from the exons ATGTCCAAAGCGGAAGTCCTGAGGGGGTTCGTCACGCGCAGGCTCGCCTCGGCCGCGCGCGAGATCCTCGCGGTGGTCGAGAGAACCGTGACCGGCTACGAGCACGAGGCGGCGGGCCTCAGGCGCGAGCTCCACCGGCTGCAGCCGGCGGCTCGCGACGCTGCAG gtgtgattgacagctggagcCTCGGTGGCGTTGAGGAAGAGCAgggcgatgaagaggaggagccagAGAACCAGGAGGACTCGACAGATGAAACTCCATCCAG ATGTCAGCATAAGAAGAGGAAGCCCGGCAGACCTCAGACCCACGTGGACTTCAGGATCCGGATCCTGGAGGACTCTCGGACCGCCGTGCTCTCCAACAACG TTCTGAAGAGGAGCCCGATGCTGGAGCTCCGGTGTCCCCGGGGCCTGCGGGCGCCGGACTTCCTGGAGCTGCTCCGGTCCACCTTCCCTCAGCTGGCCGGAGACGGCGGACGCTTCGACCTCTTGGCGTCGGACGAGAGGCGGAGACTCAAACCTCTGAGGCTGAAGTCGCTGACGGCGGAGGAGATCCAGAGGAGCGCCGGCGGCTCGGGGGCGAAGGCGACGCTCTACATCCGACTCAAG AAAAAGAAGGAACGTCCgaccggaggagaggagatgaaccCCCGACAGGCGAGTGATGGAGCCGGACTTCACAGCAG CTCCGTTcaggaggtggaaggaggagaCGGGTCCATCGGCTCAGCgtcacaacatcaacacatgGAAACGGAGGAAGCTGATGATGAGGAACGGACGCCAGAGCCGGCCGAGAGTAACGATGATGGCGttgaaaaggaggaagaagaggcgaATCACGGCGGCGGCGATTGGAAACCGGAAAAGAGCGAAGCAGAGCCTAAAGGAAACGACGCAGAACCCAAAGGAAACAACGCAGAACCCAAAGGAAGCGACGCAGAGCTCAAAGGAAACGACGCAGAGCTCAAAGGAAACGACGCAGAGCCTAAAGGAAACGACGCAGAACCCAAAGGAAGCGACGCAGAGCTCAAAGGAAACGACGCAGAGCTCAAAGGAAGCGACGCAGAGCTCAAAGGAAACGACGCAGAACCCAAAGGAAGCGACGCAGAGCTCAAAGGAAACAACGCAGAGCTCAAAGGAAACGACGCAGAACCCAAAGGAAGCGACGCAGAGCCTAAAGGAAACGACGCAGAACCCAAAGGAAGTGACGCAGAATCCAAAGGAAGCGACGCAGAGCTCAAAGGAAACGACGCAGAGCCCAAAGGAAACGACGCAGAACCCAAAGGAAGCGACGCAGAGCTCAAAGGAAACGACGCAGAGCTCAAAGGAAGCGACGCAGAGCTCAAAGGAAGCGATGCAGAGCTCAAAGGAAGCGATGCAGAGCTCAAAGGAAACGACGCAGAGCTCAAAGGAAGCGATGCAGAGCTCAAAGGAAACGACGCAGAGCTCAAAGGAAGCGATGCAGAGCTCAAAGGAAACGACACAGAGCCTAAAAGAAACGACGCAGAGCCCAAAGGAAACGACGCAGAGCTCAAAGGAAGCGACGCAGAACCCAAAGGAAACGACGCAGAGCCCAAAGGAAACGACGCAGAGCTCAAAGGAAGCGACGCAGAGCTCAAAGGAAACGACGCAGAGCTCAAAGGAAACGACGCAGAGCTCAAAGGAAGCGACGCAGAGCTCAAAGGAAGCGACGCAGAGCTCAAAGGAAACGACGCAGAGCTCAAAGGAAACGACGCAGAGCTCAAAGGAAGCGACTCCAAACTGCAGCCGGTGACGACGAGGGAAGAACAAGCCGGAGGTTCTGGCGCCAAGAGGACCAAGAAGAGCGGAGACGTTCGGTCCTGCAAAGTCTGCGGCGCGCTGCTCAAGTCCGAGGTGGCGTTGGTCAAACATGGCGACAGTCATGGAGGCGTCTGCGCGGCGTGCGCCGCCTCTTCTTCTGGCGCCGCGCTGAGGGCCGAGTCTTTCCTCTGCGCGCACGCAGCCGTTCGCACGGGGGAGAAACCGCACGAGTGCGATGTTTGCCGCGACGCATTTGCGTCGAAGGCGTCGTTGGAGGTTCACCAGAAGCTCCACAAGGAGGAGAAGCTGCCGTGTCCCACTTCCCTCAAAGTGTTGGTGCGGCGGGACCAGTCAACCGCTCACCGCGGGACGCACGCCGGCAAGAAGACGCACCTCTGCGGCGTGTGCGGCAAATCCCTGAGCGACGACAGGTCCCTGACCCGCCACAAGATGACCCACTCCGGGGAGAGACCCCACGGCTGTCAGGTGTGCGGGCGGCGCTTCAAACTCCCCGGGACGCTGAGGCAGCACGAGAAGATCCACGTGGACCGAGAGCGCTCGTACCTCTGCGACGTCTGCTGCAAGATGTTCCTGACCAGCAAGCAGCTGCAGATCCACCTGCGGACGCACAGCGACGAGAAGCCGTACCACTGCGGCGAGTGCGGCAGGGGCTTCTCCACCAAAGGGCCCCTGACGATTCACATGCGGGTCCACACGGGGGAGACACCGTACCGCTGCCCCGAATGCGGCTGGTCCTTCAAACGCAAGATCAACCTGGACAACCACGTGACGATCCACTCGGGCCTCAAGCCGTTCGTCTGTGGGATCTGTGGCAAAGCGTGCGCCCGGAAATCATACCTGACGGTGCACATGAGGACCCACAACGGGGAGAGGCCGTACAAGTGCTCGCTCTGCGACAAGGCCTTCACTCAGAGCCACtgcctgaaaacacacatgaagagcCACCCGGTGGCCGAAGGAGCCACGTGA